A single region of the uncultured Draconibacterium sp. genome encodes:
- the rpsC gene encoding 30S ribosomal protein S3 codes for MGQKVNPIANRLGFIKGWDSNWFGGDNYGDKLVEDQKIRKYLNARLAKASISRIVIERTLKLITITVHTSRPGIIIGKGGQEVDKLKEELKKITKKEVQINIFEIKRPELDAKIVANNIARQLEGKIAYRRAVKMAIASTMRMGAEGIKVLVSGRLNGAEMARSEMYKDGRTPLHTLRADIDYALAEALTKTGLIGIKVWICKGMVYGNRDLSPNVGQKSGRPGGNRGGGANRNRRRK; via the coding sequence ATGGGACAAAAAGTAAATCCGATAGCAAATCGTTTGGGATTCATCAAAGGATGGGATTCAAACTGGTTCGGTGGTGATAATTACGGCGACAAACTGGTTGAAGACCAAAAGATCAGGAAATACCTGAATGCTCGTTTGGCCAAAGCCAGCATTTCAAGAATCGTTATTGAACGTACCTTGAAGCTGATCACCATCACCGTTCATACTTCTCGCCCTGGTATTATTATTGGTAAAGGCGGTCAGGAAGTTGACAAACTGAAAGAAGAATTAAAAAAGATTACCAAAAAAGAGGTTCAAATCAACATTTTCGAGATCAAACGTCCGGAACTTGATGCTAAGATCGTTGCAAATAACATTGCACGTCAGCTAGAGGGTAAGATTGCTTACCGTAGGGCGGTTAAAATGGCCATTGCTTCAACCATGAGAATGGGAGCCGAAGGAATCAAAGTATTGGTTTCCGGTAGGTTAAACGGAGCAGAAATGGCTCGTTCTGAAATGTATAAAGACGGCCGTACTCCGCTTCATACTTTGCGTGCAGATATTGATTACGCATTGGCAGAAGCATTAACAAAAACCGGACTTATTGGAATTAAAGTTTGGATTTGTAAAGGTATGGTATACGGAAATCGCGACCTTTCGCCTAACGTTGGACAAAAGTCTGGACGTCCGGGTGGAAACAGAGGTGGTGGTGCAAACCGTAACCGTCGTAGAAAATAG
- the rplW gene encoding 50S ribosomal protein L23 has translation MEILVKPLVTEKMTDQSERFNRYGFVVARNASKPEIKKAVEDLYNVSVENVNTMVYGGKVKSRYTKGGIITGKTAAYKKAIVTLVEGDSIDFYSNI, from the coding sequence ATGGAAATTTTAGTAAAACCATTAGTTACAGAAAAAATGACCGACCAGTCGGAACGTTTTAACCGTTACGGTTTTGTGGTAGCTCGCAATGCAAGTAAACCTGAGATTAAAAAAGCGGTTGAAGATCTTTATAACGTTTCGGTTGAGAACGTTAACACCATGGTTTATGGTGGTAAAGTAAAATCAAGATATACCAAAGGTGGTATTATTACCGGTAAAACAGCAGCCTACAAAAAGGCTATTGTTACTTTGGTTGAAGGAGATAGTATTGACTTTTATAGTAATATATAA
- the rplV gene encoding 50S ribosomal protein L22 yields the protein MGARKRLAAEKRKEEKKQQYFAVLRNCPTSPRKMRLVADMIRGMEVNKALDVLKFSSKEASRRVEKLLLSAVANWQAKNEGVRLEESELYVSQIMVDSGRILKRLRPAPQGRAHRIRKRSNHVTIYVDSKESVVEENLN from the coding sequence ATGGGTGCCAGAAAAAGACTAGCAGCTGAGAAAAGAAAAGAAGAGAAAAAACAACAATATTTTGCTGTTTTACGCAACTGCCCTACATCTCCAAGGAAAATGAGGCTTGTAGCCGATATGATCCGCGGAATGGAGGTTAATAAAGCCTTAGATGTATTGAAGTTTTCTTCAAAAGAAGCATCACGCAGGGTAGAGAAACTTCTGCTTTCAGCCGTTGCCAATTGGCAGGCTAAAAACGAAGGAGTTCGTTTAGAAGAAAGTGAACTTTACGTATCACAAATCATGGTAGATTCAGGTCGTATTTTGAAACGTTTACGCCCGGCTCCCCAGGGTCGCGCACACCGTATCAGAAAACGCTCGAATCACGTGACTATTTACGTAGATAGTAAAGAAAGTGTTGTTGAAGAAAACCTTAATTAA
- the rplP gene encoding 50S ribosomal protein L16: MLQPRKVKFRRVQKGRMKGNAQRGNQLAFGSFGIKSLEESWLTGRQIEAARVAVTRYMQRRGQIWIRVFPDKPITKKPAEVRMGKGKGAPEGFVAPIAPGRIIIEAEGVSLETAKEALRLAAQKLPVKTKFMVRRDYVEE; this comes from the coding sequence ATGTTACAGCCAAGAAAAGTAAAATTTAGAAGAGTACAGAAGGGTCGAATGAAAGGTAACGCTCAACGCGGAAACCAATTAGCATTCGGTTCATTTGGAATAAAGTCGTTGGAAGAATCGTGGCTTACCGGTAGGCAGATTGAAGCTGCCAGGGTTGCGGTAACACGTTATATGCAACGTCGAGGACAAATTTGGATACGCGTATTCCCCGATAAACCGATTACCAAAAAGCCAGCCGAAGTAAGGATGGGTAAAGGTAAAGGTGCTCCTGAAGGATTTGTTGCTCCGATAGCTCCGGGTCGTATTATTATTGAAGCAGAAGGCGTTTCGTTGGAAACAGCAAAAGAAGCTTTAAGACTTGCCGCTCAGAAACTACCGGTAAAAACAAAATTTATGGTTAGACGTGATTATGTTGAAGAATAA
- the rplB gene encoding 50S ribosomal protein L2: MAVRKLKPVTPGQRHKVIGAFDTITASTPEKSLLEPIKKSGGRNNQGRMTMRYIGGGHKRKYRIIDFMRDKDGVAAVVDSIQYDPNRTARIALLKYEDGEKRYMIAPNGLQVGQTVKSGTGIEPEIGNCLPLAEIPLGTLVHNIELHPGQGGVMARSAGAYAQLTSRDGKYAILKLPSGESRMVLTSCRATVGTVGNTEHNIEKSGKAGRSRWLGRRPRVRGVVMNPVDHPMGGGEGRNSGGHPRSRKGLLAKGYKTRSKKKASNKYIVERRKK; encoded by the coding sequence ATGGCAGTAAGAAAACTGAAACCAGTAACTCCGGGTCAAAGGCACAAAGTAATTGGCGCTTTTGATACCATTACTGCATCTACGCCTGAAAAATCATTGTTAGAGCCCATTAAAAAGTCCGGTGGTCGTAATAACCAGGGACGAATGACAATGAGGTATATAGGCGGGGGACATAAACGCAAATACCGTATTATCGACTTTATGCGCGATAAAGACGGTGTTGCAGCTGTTGTCGATTCAATTCAGTACGATCCAAACCGTACTGCTCGCATCGCGCTTCTGAAATACGAAGACGGTGAAAAACGTTACATGATTGCGCCTAACGGGTTGCAAGTTGGCCAAACTGTAAAGAGCGGTACCGGAATCGAACCTGAAATTGGGAATTGTCTTCCCCTGGCTGAAATACCTCTTGGTACTTTGGTTCATAACATTGAACTTCATCCCGGACAGGGAGGAGTTATGGCGCGTAGTGCAGGTGCATACGCACAATTGACCTCACGTGATGGCAAATATGCAATTTTAAAATTGCCATCAGGCGAATCTCGTATGGTACTTACGTCCTGCAGGGCTACAGTAGGTACGGTTGGAAATACAGAACATAACATCGAGAAATCGGGTAAAGCCGGTCGCTCTCGTTGGTTAGGAAGAAGACCTCGTGTTCGTGGTGTTGTAATGAACCCTGTCGATCACCCAATGGGTGGTGGTGAAGGCCGAAACTCAGGAGGACACCCAAGATCTCGTAAAGGTTTGCTTGCGAAAGGTTATAAAACCCGTTCGAAGAAAAAAGCTTCCAACAAGTATATTGTAGAACGTAGGAAAAAATAG
- the rpsS gene encoding 30S ribosomal protein S19, which translates to MSRSLKKGPFIDFKLERKVLSMNESNKKSVVKTWARASVISPDFVGHTIAVHNGNKFIPVYVTENMVGHRLGEFAPTRTFRGHAGNKKR; encoded by the coding sequence ATGAGTCGTTCATTAAAAAAAGGCCCATTTATCGATTTCAAGTTAGAACGTAAAGTTTTATCTATGAATGAATCGAACAAAAAATCGGTTGTGAAAACCTGGGCCAGAGCATCAGTAATTTCTCCTGATTTTGTCGGACACACTATTGCAGTACATAATGGAAACAAATTCATCCCGGTATATGTCACCGAAAATATGGTGGGACACCGTTTGGGCGAATTTGCTCCAACCCGTACATTCAGGGGGCATGCTGGTAATAAGAAAAGATAG
- the rpsJ gene encoding 30S ribosomal protein S10 — MSQKIRIKLKSYDHNLVDKSAEKIVKTVKTTGAVVSGPIPLPTHRRVFTVLRSTFVNKKSREQFQLSSYKRLIDIYSSTAKTIDALMKLELPSGVEVEIKV, encoded by the coding sequence ATGAGTCAAAAGATCAGGATTAAGCTTAAATCGTACGATCACAACTTGGTAGACAAGTCGGCTGAGAAAATCGTTAAAACAGTAAAAACTACTGGTGCTGTAGTAAGTGGTCCTATTCCACTTCCTACTCACCGAAGAGTTTTCACAGTTTTACGTTCGACCTTCGTAAATAAAAAATCGAGGGAGCAATTTCAGTTGTCATCTTACAAACGTTTGATCGACATTTACAGCTCAACCGCTAAAACAATCGACGCACTAATGAAGCTTGAGCTTCCAAGTGGCGTTGAAGTAGAAATTAAAGTTTGA
- the rpmC gene encoding 50S ribosomal protein L29 has product MKVSEIKEMTNNEIVERLQIEKENLVRLRLNHAVSPLENPNRLREAKATIARLNTILRERELNENQK; this is encoded by the coding sequence ATGAAAGTAAGTGAAATCAAAGAAATGACGAACAACGAAATCGTTGAGCGTCTGCAGATTGAAAAAGAAAATCTTGTTCGCCTAAGATTGAATCATGCTGTATCGCCGCTTGAAAACCCTAACAGATTAAGGGAAGCTAAAGCAACGATCGCACGTTTGAATACAATTCTTCGCGAAAGAGAATTAAACGAAAATCAGAAGTAA
- the rplC gene encoding 50S ribosomal protein L3: MAGIIGKKIGMTSVFSVEGKNIPCTVIEAGPCVVTQVKTAETDGYEALQLAYGEKKDKHATKAEVGHFKKAGVSPKRKVVEFHNTYQEEFELGQEIDVSIFNEKDYVDIVGVSKGKGFQGVVKRHNFRGVNDATHGQHNRLRAPGSIGASSWPSRVFKGMRMAGRDGGKTVTIENLEVVKIIPEKNVLVVKGSVPGAKGSYLIIRKQWN; encoded by the coding sequence ATGGCTGGTATTATTGGAAAAAAAATCGGAATGACATCCGTATTCAGTGTTGAGGGGAAAAATATCCCATGCACTGTGATTGAGGCCGGACCTTGTGTAGTTACACAAGTGAAAACGGCAGAGACCGACGGCTACGAAGCGCTTCAGTTAGCTTATGGCGAGAAAAAAGACAAGCACGCCACTAAAGCTGAAGTTGGCCACTTTAAAAAGGCTGGTGTTTCACCAAAGCGCAAAGTAGTAGAGTTTCATAACACCTATCAGGAAGAGTTTGAACTCGGACAAGAAATCGATGTAAGCATTTTCAATGAAAAAGATTACGTTGATATTGTTGGAGTTTCAAAAGGTAAAGGTTTTCAGGGGGTAGTAAAACGTCACAATTTCCGTGGTGTTAACGATGCTACACACGGTCAGCACAACAGGCTGAGAGCTCCTGGTTCTATCGGTGCATCTTCATGGCCTTCACGCGTATTTAAAGGTATGCGTATGGCTGGTAGAGACGGTGGAAAAACAGTTACTATTGAAAACCTTGAGGTAGTAAAAATTATTCCTGAGAAGAATGTATTAGTGGTAAAAGGTTCGGTACCTGGAGCCAAAGGTTCATACTTAATTATTAGAAAACAATGGAACTAA
- the rplD gene encoding 50S ribosomal protein L4 encodes MELSVLNIEGKETGKKVTLNDQIFGIEPSDHAIYLDVKQYLANQRQGTSKSKERGEIAGSTKKIKRQKGTGTARAGSIKSPVFRGGGTIFGPRPRNYGFKLNKKVKQLARKSALTYKASEKSIVIVEDFNFEAPKTKEMVALQNNLQIAEKKALFVLPTENNNIYLSSRNLQDVSVVIASELSTYQILNAKAIVLCEGSVAKIEEAFKL; translated from the coding sequence ATGGAACTAAGTGTACTGAATATAGAAGGAAAAGAAACCGGAAAGAAAGTCACTTTAAACGACCAGATTTTCGGTATTGAGCCCAGCGACCACGCCATTTATTTGGATGTAAAGCAATATTTGGCTAACCAACGCCAGGGAACAAGCAAAAGTAAAGAACGTGGTGAGATTGCAGGTAGCACCAAGAAGATTAAAAGACAAAAAGGTACAGGTACAGCGCGTGCAGGTAGCATCAAGTCGCCAGTCTTCCGTGGTGGTGGTACTATTTTTGGCCCACGTCCGCGTAACTACGGTTTCAAGCTGAACAAAAAAGTGAAGCAATTGGCCCGTAAATCAGCTTTAACTTACAAAGCAAGCGAAAAGAGCATCGTTATTGTTGAAGACTTCAATTTTGAAGCTCCAAAAACAAAAGAGATGGTAGCATTGCAGAACAATCTGCAAATTGCTGAAAAAAAGGCACTTTTCGTTTTACCAACTGAAAATAATAACATATATTTGTCGTCGCGAAATTTGCAAGACGTATCGGTTGTAATTGCTTCAGAGTTAAGTACTTATCAGATTTTGAACGCAAAAGCCATTGTGCTTTGTGAGGGATCTGTTGCGAAAATTGAAGAAGCATTTAAACTTTAA